A region of Brevundimonas sp. NIBR10 DNA encodes the following proteins:
- a CDS encoding cell wall hydrolase: MPIDWTRTKASARRAATGLPAMLAALGVAMAASSAPRPEIDRTAEAVARVTHGDLSDKGLAALAARLDPSQLAQAMRADPSRRDPALYGLTPGWESLTLAGKPSLDFGPTGLDAQRLNAAMPSMTGALRPALPFVFKAASEADRRRALRCLTQGIYYEAALESTEGQEGVAQVILNRVRDPNYPNTICGVVFQGAERTTGCQFSFTCDGALANAPVGWAWERARSVAERALAGHVAVRVGTATHYHADYVHPWWSPTLAKITQIGAHIFYRWKGAAGETASFAQAYATREPVIDEARFSSPRLMLASAETPTDAQIAAGAPVLKTVEVDGQTRVVGVVSLGGRRLPTPEEVAAINARIKAFETPAPAPRIEVPGAVAMDVEEVGKPAS, encoded by the coding sequence ATGCCCATCGACTGGACCAGGACAAAGGCTTCCGCCCGCAGAGCCGCCACCGGCCTGCCCGCGATGCTGGCTGCCCTGGGCGTGGCAATGGCGGCGAGCTCTGCGCCCCGGCCGGAGATTGACCGCACGGCCGAGGCGGTGGCGCGGGTCACCCACGGCGACCTGTCCGACAAGGGCCTCGCGGCCCTGGCGGCGCGGCTGGATCCCTCCCAACTGGCCCAGGCCATGCGAGCCGATCCAAGCCGCCGCGACCCGGCGTTGTATGGCCTGACCCCGGGGTGGGAGAGCCTGACCCTGGCCGGCAAGCCGTCGCTGGATTTCGGGCCGACCGGCCTGGACGCCCAGCGCCTGAACGCCGCCATGCCCTCGATGACGGGGGCCCTGCGCCCCGCCCTGCCGTTCGTGTTCAAGGCGGCCAGCGAGGCCGATCGCAGGCGCGCGCTGCGCTGCCTGACGCAGGGCATCTATTACGAGGCGGCTCTTGAAAGCACCGAGGGCCAGGAAGGCGTGGCCCAGGTCATCCTGAACCGTGTCCGCGATCCCAACTACCCCAACACCATCTGCGGCGTCGTGTTTCAGGGTGCCGAGCGCACCACCGGCTGCCAGTTCAGCTTCACCTGCGACGGCGCCCTGGCCAATGCCCCCGTCGGCTGGGCCTGGGAGCGCGCCCGCAGCGTCGCCGAGCGCGCCCTGGCCGGCCACGTCGCCGTGCGCGTCGGGACCGCGACCCACTATCACGCCGACTATGTGCATCCCTGGTGGTCGCCGACCCTGGCCAAGATCACCCAGATCGGGGCGCACATCTTCTATCGGTGGAAGGGGGCAGCGGGCGAAACCGCATCCTTTGCCCAGGCCTATGCGACCCGCGAGCCGGTGATCGACGAGGCGCGCTTCTCGAGTCCGCGCCTGATGCTGGCCTCCGCCGAAACCCCGACCGATGCCCAGATCGCGGCGGGCGCGCCTGTGCTCAAGACCGTCGAGGTCGATGGCCAGACCCGCGTCGTCGGCGTGGTCAGCCTGGGCGGGCGTCGTCTGCCGACCCCGGAGGAAGTCGCGGCCATCAATGCGCGGATCAAGGCCTTCGAGACGCCTGCGCCTGCGCCGCGCATCGAGGTTCCGGGGGCTGTCGCGATGGACGTCGAGGAGGTCGGCAAGCCCGCGTCTTGA
- a CDS encoding Dps family protein — protein sequence MSEKIDTGIGKAERTDVAGHLSKVLADSYAVYLKTHGYHWNVRGPEFFSLHGLLEQQYREIWDALDTIAERIRALGELAPMGGSAFANLTSIKDGDPEKDSQAMLKELVKDNETLIATARTALEASEKDGDDVSVDLMTQRLAAHEKAAWMLRASIA from the coding sequence ATGTCCGAAAAAATCGACACCGGCATCGGCAAGGCCGAGCGCACCGACGTGGCGGGCCACCTCAGCAAGGTGCTGGCCGACAGCTATGCCGTCTATCTAAAGACGCACGGCTACCACTGGAATGTGCGTGGCCCCGAGTTCTTCTCCCTGCACGGGCTGCTGGAACAGCAGTACCGCGAGATCTGGGACGCGCTGGACACCATCGCCGAACGTATCCGCGCTCTGGGCGAACTGGCCCCCATGGGCGGGTCGGCCTTCGCCAACCTGACCTCGATCAAGGACGGCGATCCGGAGAAGGATTCCCAGGCCATGCTCAAGGAACTGGTCAAGGACAACGAGACCCTGATCGCCACCGCACGAACTGCTCTTGAGGCCTCCGAAAAGGATGGCGACGACGTCTCGGTCGATCTGATGACCCAACGGCTGGCGGCCCACGAAAAGGCAGCCTGGATGCTGCGCGCCTCCATCGCCTGA